Proteins co-encoded in one Zalophus californianus isolate mZalCal1 chromosome 9, mZalCal1.pri.v2, whole genome shotgun sequence genomic window:
- the LOC113922970 gene encoding U6 snRNA-associated Sm-like protein LSm3 codes for MADDVDQQQTTNTVEEPLDLIRLSLDEQIYVKMRNDRELRGRLHAYDQHLNMILGDVEETVTTIEIDEETYEEIYKSTKWNIPMLFVRGDGVVLVAPPLRVG; via the coding sequence ATGGCGGACGACGTGGACCAGCAACAAACTACCAACACTGTAGAAGAGCCCCTGGATCTCATCAGGCTCAGCCTGGATGAgcaaatttatgtgaaaatgagaaatgacagaGAGCTTCGAGGCAGATTACATGCTTATGATCAGCATTTAAATATGATATTGGGAGATGTGGAAGAAACTGTGACTACTATAGAAATTGATGAGGAAACATACGAAGAGATATataaatcaacaaaatggaatattCCAATGCTTTTTGTCCGGGGAGATGGTGTTGTACTAGTTGCCCCTCCTTTAAGAGTTGGCTGA